In the Deltaproteobacteria bacterium genome, one interval contains:
- the secY gene encoding preprotein translocase subunit SecY, which translates to MALPVVNLARIPELRKRLLFTVLLLAVYRLGVYVPTPGVDTAQLSNIIQRGTVFEIFNLFSGGALERFSVFALGIMPYISASIILQLLTVAVPSLERLSKEGGEQGRRKITQYTRYGTVLLSLIQGFGISYGLQTQGVILPGIGGLSFYLSTMITLSAGTCFIMWLGEQISERGIGNGISLIIFAGIVTSIPGGFRDAWMTKEQFAGLFGFLLLLAFIFLVVAFIIFFERSHRRIPIQYAKRVVGRKLYGGQSTHLPLKLNSAGVIPPIFASSLILFPATMAQFVQNEKIKTVAALLGTGWLHDFLYVALIIFFTYFYTAVTFNPSDVADNIRKFGGFIPGIRPGPSTSEYIDRILARITLGGALYLAGVCVLPQILITQFGIPGSLATLFGGTSLLIVVGVSMDTLAQIEAHLLARNYEGLMGEGKGRFRGRRG; encoded by the coding sequence GCGGTCTATCGTTTGGGAGTCTACGTTCCGACACCTGGGGTTGATACCGCCCAGCTTAGCAACATAATCCAGAGAGGAACCGTTTTTGAGATTTTCAACCTCTTCTCCGGAGGCGCCTTGGAGAGATTTTCCGTTTTTGCGCTGGGAATAATGCCGTATATCAGTGCTTCCATTATCCTGCAGTTGTTGACAGTCGCCGTTCCCAGCCTTGAGAGACTATCAAAAGAAGGGGGAGAGCAGGGGCGGAGAAAAATTACGCAGTACACTCGGTACGGGACTGTTCTCCTTTCACTCATTCAAGGATTTGGAATAAGCTATGGTTTACAAACCCAGGGTGTTATTCTGCCGGGGATTGGTGGACTCTCCTTTTATCTGTCGACGATGATTACCCTGTCAGCAGGAACCTGTTTCATCATGTGGCTAGGAGAACAGATTTCAGAGAGAGGAATCGGGAACGGGATTTCACTCATTATTTTTGCCGGTATTGTTACTTCAATCCCCGGTGGTTTTCGCGATGCCTGGATGACCAAGGAGCAGTTCGCCGGTCTATTTGGATTCCTTCTTTTGTTGGCATTTATTTTCTTGGTTGTTGCCTTTATCATTTTTTTTGAACGGTCTCATCGGCGGATCCCTATCCAATACGCTAAGAGGGTTGTGGGGAGAAAACTCTACGGAGGACAGAGTACCCATTTGCCGCTCAAATTGAATTCCGCGGGTGTTATTCCACCCATTTTTGCTTCCTCTCTGATCTTGTTTCCTGCGACGATGGCTCAGTTTGTTCAGAATGAAAAAATCAAAACAGTTGCAGCGCTATTGGGGACGGGCTGGCTTCACGATTTTCTGTATGTCGCCCTGATTATATTTTTCACCTATTTTTACACAGCGGTGACGTTCAATCCTTCCGATGTGGCGGACAACATCCGTAAATTTGGTGGCTTTATTCCGGGTATTCGCCCTGGACCAAGTACCTCGGAGTATATTGATCGTATCTTGGCAAGGATTACACTGGGCGGCGCCCTTTATCTCGCAGGCGTTTGTGTCTTGCCACAAATTTTAATAACACAATTTGGAATCCCGGGCTCTTTGGCCACCCTGTTTGGGGGGACCTCACTTCTTATTGTTGTTGGTGTTTCAATGGATACGCTGGCACAGATTGAGGCTCATCTTTTGGCACGAAATTATGAAGGGCTCATGGGAGAGGGGAAGGGACGTTTTCGTGGGAGGAGGGGATGA
- a CDS encoding adenylate kinase — protein sequence MRMILLGPPGAGKGTQAKKLSQRMGIPQISTGDLLRTEREANTDLGRKAAQYMSEGKLVPDELVVSMVTKRLQQSDCQQGVILDGFPRNIDQAKGLSVDRVIYLDLPREEIVRRLSGRRYCVDCKENYQLDSCPPKKTGSCDVCGAQLAQRDDDREEVIRKRLQVYEVETAPLVEHYEKRGQLVHISGRGSVDDIFSRIQKALGI from the coding sequence ATGAGGATGATTCTTTTGGGGCCACCGGGAGCCGGGAAAGGAACTCAAGCCAAAAAACTGTCACAGCGAATGGGTATCCCTCAAATTTCAACGGGTGACCTGCTTCGTACAGAGAGGGAGGCGAATACCGACTTGGGCAGAAAAGCAGCTCAGTATATGAGTGAGGGAAAGCTGGTGCCCGATGAACTGGTCGTCAGTATGGTGACAAAACGCCTCCAACAGAGCGATTGTCAGCAAGGAGTTATTCTGGACGGATTTCCACGCAATATTGATCAGGCAAAAGGTTTGAGTGTGGATCGCGTCATCTATTTAGATCTTCCTAGGGAGGAGATTGTACGACGACTCTCGGGCAGGCGTTATTGCGTTGATTGCAAGGAGAATTATCAGCTGGATTCTTGCCCCCCCAAAAAGACTGGCTCCTGTGACGTTTGTGGGGCGCAGTTGGCGCAGCGAGACGATGATCGTGAGGAGGTTATTCGTAAGAGGCTTCAGGTCTATGAAGTGGAGACGGCCCCCCTCGTAGAACACTACGAGAAAAGAGGACAGCTGGTTCACATATCCGGCAGAGGTTCTGTCGATGATATTTTTTCGAGGATCCAGAAGGCGCTTGGGATATGA
- the map gene encoding type I methionyl aminopeptidase: protein MIVLKSREELAKIRKASKIVAVILKEIEEMIRPDVTTEELDRFAEERIRSLGGVPAFKGYRGYQATLCTSINEEVVHGIPSKRSLKNGDIIGIDCGAIADGYYGDAAVTFPVGQISEESAKLIQATRKALESGIQMMRVGNRLGDVSYAVQCQGDAYSYGIVRDFVGHGIGRALHEEPQVPNYGSPHTGIRLSPGLVLAIEPMFNLGTHLVKVLDDGWTAVTTDGRRSAHFEHTVAVTESGPEVLTVL, encoded by the coding sequence ATGATTGTCCTGAAATCGAGGGAAGAGCTTGCAAAGATAAGAAAGGCCTCAAAAATTGTGGCGGTTATTTTAAAGGAAATAGAAGAGATGATTAGGCCGGATGTGACAACCGAGGAGCTGGATCGTTTTGCGGAGGAAAGGATTCGTAGTTTGGGAGGGGTTCCTGCCTTCAAGGGATATCGTGGTTATCAGGCGACACTTTGCACCTCGATCAACGAGGAGGTGGTGCATGGAATTCCGTCCAAGAGAAGTTTAAAGAATGGCGATATTATTGGGATTGATTGTGGGGCGATTGCAGATGGTTATTATGGAGATGCCGCGGTTACCTTCCCCGTAGGTCAGATTTCGGAGGAATCGGCAAAGTTGATACAGGCGACTCGTAAGGCATTGGAGTCAGGCATACAGATGATGCGGGTAGGGAACCGGTTGGGAGATGTTTCCTATGCCGTTCAGTGCCAAGGGGACGCATATTCCTATGGAATTGTTAGGGATTTTGTTGGCCATGGGATAGGGCGTGCCTTGCATGAGGAGCCTCAAGTCCCCAACTATGGGAGTCCCCACACCGGGATTCGGCTCTCGCCCGGTCTTGTCCTGGCCATTGAGCCGATGTTTAACTTGGGGACCCATTTAGTAAAAGTTCTCGATGATGGCTGGACAGCAGTCACAACTGATGGTAGACGATCCGCCCATTTCGAACATACGGTTGCTGTGACGGAATCAGGTCCGGAGGTTTTAACAGTTTTATGA
- the rpmJ gene encoding 50S ribosomal protein L36, whose protein sequence is MKVRSSLHKICAKCKIVKRSGVVRIICPNPKHKQRQG, encoded by the coding sequence ATGAAGGTACGTTCATCGCTCCATAAGATTTGTGCCAAGTGCAAAATTGTCAAGCGGAGCGGTGTCGTGCGGATTATCTGCCCCAACCCGAAACATAAGCAGAGACAAGGATAA
- the rpsM gene encoding 30S ribosomal protein S13 yields the protein MARIAGLDLPSKRAVVVALQTIHGIGWTTAENILKKAGIDRNLKTEKLSDQQVGKIREILEQSHKVEGDLRKETAMNIKRLMDLGAYRGLRHRMKLPVRGQRTHTNARTRKGRPRIAIAGKKQAKAPT from the coding sequence ATGGCACGCATTGCCGGATTAGATCTTCCTTCAAAGAGAGCTGTTGTCGTGGCCCTTCAGACAATTCATGGAATCGGCTGGACAACGGCAGAGAATATTTTGAAAAAAGCCGGAATTGACCGAAATCTCAAGACCGAAAAACTTTCGGATCAGCAAGTGGGTAAGATACGGGAAATTTTGGAGCAGTCTCATAAGGTAGAGGGTGATTTGAGAAAAGAGACAGCAATGAACATCAAGCGTCTCATGGATTTGGGGGCTTATCGTGGGCTCCGTCATCGGATGAAACTGCCGGTTCGGGGCCAGAGGACGCACACCAATGCACGAACAAGAAAGGGACGTCCTCGTATTGCGATTGCCGGTAAAAAGCAGGCAAAGGCCCCAACCTAA
- the rpsK gene encoding 30S ribosomal protein S11, with translation MGSTKPKTVEGVEAAPQAGEAKKVVRKKRSKKLAPVGVVHVQASFNNTVITVTDPTGNTVSWSSSGAKGFKGSRKSTPFAAQVAAEDAARKAVEQGMRTVSVIVKGPGAGREAALRAIASAGLRITGIRDATPIPHNGCRPPKRRRV, from the coding sequence ATGGGTAGCACAAAACCTAAAACAGTCGAAGGCGTGGAGGCGGCTCCTCAAGCAGGGGAAGCGAAGAAGGTTGTTCGAAAAAAACGCTCCAAGAAGCTTGCACCAGTTGGTGTTGTGCATGTTCAGGCCAGTTTCAACAACACGGTAATTACCGTTACGGATCCGACAGGCAATACCGTTTCCTGGTCGTCGTCAGGGGCGAAGGGATTCAAAGGATCGCGCAAGAGTACCCCCTTTGCGGCCCAGGTTGCAGCAGAAGATGCGGCCCGCAAGGCGGTGGAACAGGGGATGAGGACTGTCTCCGTGATTGTGAAGGGACCTGGTGCTGGACGCGAGGCGGCCCTTCGTGCGATTGCTTCAGCGGGTCTCCGGATTACAGGGATTCGTGATGCGACCCCTATTCCTCATAACGGTTGTCGTCCGCCTAAACGAAGACGCGTGTAA
- the rpsD gene encoding 30S ribosomal protein S4 has product MAKYLDSACRICRREGLKLFLKGQRCYTEKCAFERREYAPGVHGQKRVKLSEYGVQLREKQKIRRLYGLMEKQFRSVFQEASRRKGRTGENLLNMLERRLDNMVYRLGFANSRGEARQLVLHGHFEVNGRRVKIPSYQVKMGDEISVREKSRAMVRIQESLEAVDRRGIPGWLELQKEKFSGRVKSYPAREELTLPMQEQLVVELYSK; this is encoded by the coding sequence TTGGCAAAGTATCTTGATTCAGCCTGTCGGATTTGTCGTCGTGAAGGGCTCAAACTTTTTTTGAAGGGCCAGCGCTGCTATACGGAAAAATGTGCCTTCGAAAGACGCGAATATGCTCCCGGTGTTCATGGACAAAAGAGGGTAAAGCTTTCTGAGTATGGTGTGCAGTTGCGTGAAAAGCAAAAAATCAGGCGTCTTTACGGTCTGATGGAAAAGCAGTTTCGGTCTGTTTTTCAGGAGGCCTCGAGGAGAAAAGGGCGTACGGGAGAGAATCTTTTGAACATGTTGGAGAGGAGACTTGATAACATGGTCTATCGTCTTGGATTTGCCAATTCGCGTGGAGAGGCTCGTCAGCTTGTCCTCCATGGACATTTTGAGGTGAATGGACGCAGGGTCAAAATTCCATCCTACCAGGTGAAAATGGGCGATGAAATTTCGGTTCGCGAGAAAAGCCGTGCGATGGTGAGGATTCAGGAGTCGCTTGAGGCTGTTGATCGCCGCGGTATTCCGGGATGGTTGGAGCTTCAGAAGGAGAAATTTTCCGGACGTGTGAAAAGTTATCCTGCACGGGAAGAACTAACGCTTCCGATGCAGGAACAACTGGTTGTTGAATTGTACTCAAAATAA
- a CDS encoding DNA-directed RNA polymerase subunit alpha: MYRNWRNLIKPKMLEFEKEASTSTYGKFVASPLERGFGQTLGNALRRILLSSLQGAAISNVRIDGVLHEFGTIPGVVEDVADILLNLKQVRLKIHSGEMDTIRLEVKGEKEVCGADIQTGENVIVLNPDVHIATLNAEGKLKIEMTVKMGKGYAPSERNKGEKDPIGMIALDSIHSPVTKVNYMVTNARVGQMTDYDRLSLEVWTDGSVLPLDAVAFAAKILKEQLQIFINFEEIAEPVIEERIEEKPAFNENLNRRVEELELSVRSANCLENAQIRYIGELCQRTEAEMLRTKNFGRKSLNEIKEILAEMGLNLGMKLEGWMAPRETEKPKEEIE; this comes from the coding sequence ATGTATCGTAACTGGCGCAATCTCATCAAACCGAAAATGCTCGAATTTGAAAAGGAGGCAAGTACCTCCACTTACGGTAAGTTTGTAGCAAGCCCTTTGGAGAGGGGCTTTGGTCAGACACTGGGGAATGCGTTACGCCGCATTCTTCTCTCCTCCCTCCAGGGAGCCGCCATCAGCAATGTCAGAATCGATGGTGTCTTGCATGAATTTGGCACAATCCCTGGAGTTGTTGAGGATGTCGCGGATATCCTGCTCAATTTGAAACAGGTTCGCCTCAAGATCCATTCTGGAGAGATGGACACCATTCGCCTCGAAGTGAAGGGGGAAAAAGAGGTTTGTGGAGCCGACATCCAGACGGGTGAAAATGTTATCGTCTTGAATCCCGACGTCCATATTGCAACGCTGAATGCAGAAGGGAAACTCAAGATAGAGATGACGGTTAAAATGGGGAAGGGATACGCCCCCAGCGAGAGAAACAAGGGCGAAAAGGATCCGATCGGGATGATTGCCCTTGATTCGATTCATTCACCTGTCACCAAGGTGAACTACATGGTGACGAATGCTCGCGTCGGACAGATGACAGATTATGATCGTTTATCACTCGAAGTTTGGACAGATGGTTCGGTGCTTCCGCTGGATGCGGTTGCCTTTGCCGCGAAGATTCTGAAGGAGCAGTTGCAGATCTTCATCAACTTTGAGGAGATAGCGGAACCGGTTATTGAAGAGAGAATCGAAGAGAAGCCTGCCTTTAACGAAAACCTGAATCGACGGGTTGAAGAGCTTGAGCTCTCGGTCCGGTCAGCCAATTGTCTGGAAAATGCACAGATTCGCTACATTGGAGAGCTTTGCCAGAGGACAGAAGCCGAGATGCTCCGGACGAAGAACTTTGGAAGAAAGTCATTGAATGAGATCAAGGAAATTCTTGCCGAGATGGGGCTCAATCTTGGCATGAAGCTTGAGGGGTGGATGGCTCCGAGAGAAACAGAAAAACCCAAGGAAGAGATTGAGTAA
- the rplQ gene encoding 50S ribosomal protein L17, whose protein sequence is MRHLVDHRKLGRTTSHRKAMLRNMVTSLVLHERLETTLPKAKELRRLADRMITWGKEGGLAARRQAARVLQSPEALKKLFNGLAKRFEDRQGGYTRILHFGFRRGDGAPMAAIEYLGYETPQPLKREEKKGEKQKTKKVVPEKKVSTKAGGKEPAKKKQEGKKDKKGWGLFSRKKKNG, encoded by the coding sequence ATGCGGCATCTGGTTGATCATAGAAAGTTGGGTCGTACGACCTCTCACCGCAAGGCGATGCTACGCAATATGGTAACATCCCTGGTTCTTCATGAGCGGCTCGAGACAACCTTGCCCAAGGCAAAAGAACTGAGGCGGTTGGCCGATCGTATGATCACTTGGGGCAAAGAAGGTGGTTTGGCTGCCAGACGTCAGGCCGCACGCGTTCTTCAATCACCAGAGGCGCTTAAGAAGCTTTTTAATGGGCTTGCTAAACGGTTTGAGGATCGGCAGGGAGGCTACACCCGGATTCTTCATTTTGGCTTCCGGCGGGGTGATGGAGCCCCAATGGCAGCGATTGAATATCTCGGATATGAAACGCCTCAGCCTTTGAAGAGAGAAGAGAAAAAGGGCGAGAAGCAGAAAACAAAGAAAGTCGTTCCGGAAAAGAAAGTTTCAACAAAGGCGGGTGGCAAGGAGCCAGCCAAGAAGAAGCAAGAGGGGAAGAAGGATAAGAAGGGGTGGGGGCTTTTTAGTCGTAAGAAGAAGAATGGATGA
- a CDS encoding TlpA family protein disulfide reductase — MRTRSFVLLLFALSVIFCFTLYREGKQPGEPAPDFSLPTEQRQVRLSDYRGQFVLLNFWATWCPPCVAEMPSLERLHQRFQNESFEILAVSLDEDWASIRRFRQKIPLTLKILLDQGGEIASLYGTHQIPETYLVDDSGVIVKKIIGPRQWDDEKVAREIQLLLSSKSVVDRFPSSE; from the coding sequence ATGAGGACGAGAAGCTTTGTCCTGCTCCTCTTTGCGCTCTCCGTCATTTTTTGTTTTACTCTTTATAGAGAAGGAAAGCAGCCGGGTGAACCAGCTCCCGATTTTTCCCTGCCAACAGAACAACGGCAGGTCCGATTGTCCGATTATCGAGGCCAATTTGTTTTACTAAATTTCTGGGCAACCTGGTGTCCTCCCTGTGTTGCCGAGATGCCATCTTTGGAAAGGCTGCATCAGCGCTTTCAAAATGAATCCTTTGAAATACTGGCCGTCAGTTTGGATGAGGACTGGGCTTCGATCCGACGTTTTCGACAGAAAATTCCGCTCACGCTAAAAATTCTCCTCGACCAAGGAGGGGAGATTGCCTCTCTCTACGGAACTCATCAAATTCCTGAGACTTATCTTGTTGATGATTCAGGAGTGATCGTTAAAAAAATTATTGGGCCAAGACAATGGGATGATGAGAAGGTGGCACGGGAGATCCAGCTCTTACTCTCTTCAAAATCCGTGGTTGACAGGTTCCCGTCTTCAGAATAA